The genomic window AGGGCAGTTTGCTTGCTTGGAAGAACAATGTCAAGCGGGAGGATAAAATTCCCACAAAAAATAAGCGTTAGAACGGATTTTATTTTGAAGATTCAGACAAGCGTTTGGACACGAACGAAATCTGGATTCGCTGTCAGGGAGGCCCTCGTTTACTGAAAACAAGCGAGCAGCACAAAGATAAAGATCCAGAAAATTCCCATGGTATGCCAGTACCAAGCGGTGCAGTCTACAGCAATCTGGCGCATTTCCACCTTGCGCAGGAAAAACAGAGAGCAAAGAGCAATGGCCAGGGCCAGAATTCCCAGCGCCAAGTGAAGGCCATGCGTTGCGGTGACCAGGTAGAAGAAGTGGCTGTTCTGGCTGGTAGCAAAAAATTGTCCCTGTGAGGCCAGCTGCTGCCATGCCATCCATTGACCGGCCAGAAAAAGGCCGCCCAAAATGGCTGTGCTGATGAGCCAGGGAGCTGCGCGACGAACCGCAGGGCGACCGAGGCCGAGCCACTCCTCCATAATGTCTATTTCATGAAAGAGATGGCGCCGGGCCATCTCCATTGTCAGACTGCTGAGAAGCAGGACAGCGGTATTGATCCAGAGGATGGGAGGAATCGCAAGTGGGTGCCAGTCAGAAACATAGTTGTCGCGGGCATCGAAGTGTCCCGCAGTTTGACGGACGAAGAAT from Pseudacidobacterium ailaaui includes these protein-coding regions:
- a CDS encoding cytochrome c oxidase subunit 3, encoding MPATFTRSTTDIDRKDTGIGGKPPVDRRPTGGGGGDDNWDHHPQGRRGPRELLSRYRLGLFFALAGDLVFFITLVSAFFVRQTAGHFDARDNYVSDWHPLAIPPILWINTAVLLLSSLTMEMARRHLFHEIDIMEEWLGLGRPAVRRAAPWLISTAILGGLFLAGQWMAWQQLASQGQFFATSQNSHFFYLVTATHGLHLALGILALAIALCSLFFLRKVEMRQIAVDCTAWYWHTMGIFWIFIFVLLACFQ